The following coding sequences are from one Candidatus Bathyarchaeota archaeon window:
- a CDS encoding 50S ribosomal protein L34e, with product MPKPSLRTRSRKRRHLRLPGGRMDTHFKREKIGASYCARCGQMLLGVPRLTSSKLRKLSASQRRVERMYGGQLCHSCIRNLLKQAVRNI from the coding sequence ATGCCCAAGCCTTCTCTACGGACAAGAAGCAGAAAACGTCGGCATCTCCGGTTGCCTGGAGGACGTATGGATACTCATTTCAAACGTGAGAAAATTGGTGCTTCATACTGCGCGCGATGTGGTCAAATGCTTTTAGGGGTTCCGCGTCTAACCTCGTCGAAGCTTCGTAAACTTTCTGCGAGTCAAAGAAGAGTTGAACGTATGTATGGTGGTCAGTTGTGCCACAGTTGTATTCGAAACTTGTTGAAGCAGGCTGTGAGGAACATTTAG
- a CDS encoding cytidylate kinase, which translates to MRRGSKERKSKMVLCVCGMTGCGKSSVAKRLVEKYGLKYLSGGGALKALAVEMGYKSIGRGWWESDEGMRFLQRRVKESKFDKKVDEKLLEWAGRGNVVFDSWTMPWLLKEGFKVWLDASVKVRTGRVAKRDGISFESALAALTEKDEKTRIIYKKLYGFDLGGDFSPFDLILDSNDLSADEVFRTLCLVMDRVVLGID; encoded by the coding sequence ATGAGACGCGGTAGTAAAGAGCGGAAATCGAAGATGGTGTTATGTGTATGTGGAATGACTGGGTGTGGAAAGAGTTCAGTAGCTAAAAGGTTGGTCGAGAAATATGGGCTTAAGTATCTTTCTGGTGGAGGTGCGTTGAAGGCTTTAGCTGTTGAAATGGGTTACAAATCGATTGGGAGGGGTTGGTGGGAAAGTGACGAGGGAATGAGGTTTCTTCAACGAAGAGTTAAGGAGTCCAAGTTTGATAAGAAGGTTGATGAGAAACTTTTGGAGTGGGCGGGGCGCGGGAATGTTGTTTTTGACAGTTGGACGATGCCTTGGTTGTTGAAGGAGGGTTTCAAAGTCTGGTTGGACGCTTCTGTTAAGGTGAGGACAGGACGTGTTGCAAAGAGAGATGGAATAAGTTTTGAGAGTGCTTTGGCTGCTTTAACGGAGAAAGATGAGAAGACTAGGATTATCTACAAGAAGCTTTACGGGTTTGATTTAGGTGGGGATTTTTCTCCTTTTGATCTGATTTTGGATTCGAATGATTTGAGTGCAGACGAGGTTTTTAGGACGCTTTGTTTGGTTATGGATCGCGTTGTGTTGGGTATCGATTAG